The following are encoded in a window of Desulfobacterales bacterium genomic DNA:
- a CDS encoding ABC transporter substrate binding protein → MNRHYFKYWVCYGLILFCPLVIVADDAFCAEHRLAVVVSKRIRPYVEVLEGMVKGIEQNGTAIAAVYFLSDSGSNSEDIKNELLEKGYSLCVAIGPEAGALVWAMDRYAGEKIYTAVLNPEEFMNDNSVGCGVSLRIPVPVQINEIVRTFPELEHIGLLFDSRYNADFYEKAVEAATHQGKQIVPMRVDSKQMIPGVLQKNWDRIDCIWLIPDETVISEKIVQYIIKQGLYHNKGVSGYNRFFINSGAFFSFEFDYRTIGIQTAEMVTAYLETGSCIDAPPVFRKEINFKITKKLGIRVQSPEDSEINPEPL, encoded by the coding sequence ATGAATCGACACTATTTCAAATACTGGGTTTGTTACGGGCTTATTCTGTTCTGCCCCCTGGTGATTGTTGCCGATGACGCTTTTTGCGCTGAGCACCGGCTCGCCGTGGTGGTGTCCAAAAGAATCCGGCCGTATGTTGAAGTCCTTGAAGGCATGGTCAAAGGGATTGAGCAGAATGGAACAGCCATCGCAGCGGTTTATTTCTTGTCGGATTCCGGGAGTAATTCGGAAGATATAAAAAATGAACTGCTTGAAAAAGGCTATTCCCTGTGTGTGGCCATCGGGCCTGAGGCAGGCGCGCTTGTCTGGGCAATGGACCGGTACGCGGGCGAAAAGATATACACGGCTGTTCTGAATCCGGAAGAGTTTATGAACGATAACTCTGTCGGGTGCGGCGTTTCACTCAGAATACCGGTGCCTGTTCAGATCAATGAAATTGTCCGGACTTTTCCCGAACTTGAACATATCGGGCTTCTTTTTGACAGCAGGTATAACGCAGATTTTTATGAAAAGGCGGTTGAAGCCGCCACTCACCAGGGTAAGCAAATTGTTCCCATGAGGGTTGATTCAAAGCAAATGATTCCCGGGGTGCTGCAGAAAAACTGGGACCGGATTGACTGTATCTGGCTGATTCCGGATGAGACCGTGATTTCCGAAAAAATTGTTCAGTACATTATAAAGCAGGGCTTGTACCACAATAAAGGGGTGAGCGGGTACAATCGTTTTTTTATCAACTCCGGGGCTTTTTTTTCCTTTGAATTTGATTACAGAACCATTGGAATCCAGACGGCTGAAATGGTCACCGCCTATTTAGAGACAGGTTCCTGCATCGATGCGCCGCCCGTATTCCGTAAAGAGATTAATTTTAAGATAACAAAAAAACTGGGTATCCGGGTTCAAAGCCCGGAGGATTCGGAAATCAACCCGGAACCGTTATGA
- a CDS encoding ATP-binding protein gives MNMNLLKNAGIHQRLLMAAVFLISASTFALGYFGLGMINRFVTLRFEQRMDYMAANLAINAELGILIDEKDLLKGLALGLLNEKDIAAVEIENGAGETLVKEAVNFSPPFETVERPVVLSQINELNPGVGSSAKKEMIGLVRLKYTREGINSLLKAMQLRFVLTALVLAAVFCVIFFFISRSLVSPVISLAAVAKKVSGGDNSVRAVPGSIPETGKLARAFNEMLDSIEEGRNALIRAHEKMAKQEALAELGKFSMMIAHEVKNPLAIIKSSMEMLKKDLMIPDDNLFMSYAEEEVTRLNDLIESFLIYARPDKPRLALTDLNRLVEQVVTGFEIQYASDEQKIITSIPAEPCFAEADSDRLSRALSNVVRNALEAGPNTGKVFICVHISKTHWEVAVRDQGPGIDSESAGRIFEPFYTRKAKGTGLGLAFADQVVKAHEGSICVKNSEAGGASFRIMIPLYSPVDQLKVEG, from the coding sequence ATGAATATGAATCTTTTGAAAAATGCGGGGATTCATCAACGGCTGCTGATGGCTGCGGTGTTTCTCATCAGCGCCTCTACGTTTGCGCTGGGATATTTTGGTCTCGGGATGATCAACCGGTTTGTGACATTACGCTTTGAGCAGCGTATGGATTATATGGCTGCCAATCTTGCCATTAATGCGGAGCTTGGCATTCTCATAGACGAAAAGGATCTGCTTAAGGGCCTGGCATTAGGTCTCCTGAACGAAAAGGATATTGCAGCGGTTGAGATTGAAAACGGCGCAGGGGAAACACTTGTAAAGGAGGCGGTGAATTTCTCTCCTCCTTTTGAAACAGTGGAAAGACCGGTTGTCTTAAGCCAGATCAATGAGCTGAACCCGGGGGTCGGCTCATCTGCAAAAAAAGAGATGATCGGCCTTGTGAGGCTTAAATATACCCGGGAGGGAATTAATTCTCTACTGAAGGCCATGCAGCTCAGATTCGTTCTGACGGCGCTGGTACTGGCGGCAGTCTTCTGTGTAATCTTTTTTTTTATATCCCGCTCTCTTGTCTCTCCGGTCATATCCCTGGCCGCCGTTGCAAAAAAAGTTTCCGGCGGGGACAACTCTGTGCGGGCGGTCCCCGGCTCCATTCCTGAAACGGGAAAGCTTGCACGTGCCTTTAATGAAATGCTCGATTCCATTGAGGAAGGCCGCAACGCCCTGATCCGGGCGCATGAAAAAATGGCTAAGCAGGAGGCCCTGGCTGAACTCGGCAAGTTTTCCATGATGATTGCCCATGAAGTAAAAAATCCGTTGGCAATTATTAAAAGCTCCATGGAGATGCTTAAAAAAGATTTAATGATTCCGGATGATAACCTGTTTATGTCGTATGCCGAAGAGGAAGTGACCCGGCTCAATGATTTGATCGAGAGTTTTTTGATCTATGCCCGGCCGGATAAACCCCGATTGGCGTTAACGGATCTTAACCGACTGGTGGAACAGGTGGTCACCGGATTTGAGATTCAATATGCTTCAGATGAACAAAAAATTATTACCTCAATCCCTGCCGAACCTTGTTTTGCAGAGGCGGATTCCGACCGTCTTTCCCGGGCATTGAGCAATGTGGTCAGAAATGCCCTGGAAGCAGGCCCCAACACGGGAAAGGTTTTTATTTGCGTGCACATCAGTAAAACGCACTGGGAGGTTGCGGTCAGGGACCAGGGCCCCGGTATTGACAGCGAGAGCGCCGGCAGAATTTTTGAGCCGTTTTATACCCGAAAGGCAAAAGGTACGGGTCTGGGACTTGCCTTTGCGGATCAGGTGGTAAAAGCCCATGAAGGAAGCATTTGCGTAAAGAACTCGGAGGCCGGCGGTGCAAGTTTTCGTATAATGATACCATTATACAGTCCGGTGGATCAGCTCAAAGTTGAAGGTTGA
- a CDS encoding sigma-54 dependent transcriptional regulator: MAHLLIVDDEEKMRNLLSMMLERKGFSTDKAGDGNQALEKLYANTYDMVISDIKMPEMDGRELIARMKEENILTPVIFITAFATIDSAVEMMRNGGADYITKPFSEEQILTAVERTLKLSRLISENQEMKEALKKADNDHDIILRSRKMKEALDLAETVASVNTPVLITGESGTGKELIARYIHRKSHRNGCRFVPVNCAAISPNLVESELFGYEKGAFTGASERRKGKFEFATGGTLFLDEIGDFPLESQGKLLRALQERQFHRVGGNREIPVDVRVLCATNRNLETMVNQGKFRQDLFFRINVFPIELSPLRQRKEDIVPLTIHFLKKFAHERDYEITQDAVQKLMEYPWPGNVRELANVIERGVILTRKTGRMTSDTFSFLKVAQPASQTFRIVKLPPQGVSLQQVQESLVKQALEVAGNNQTSAAKLLGMSRAKFRVFLKNLEEKSDDGPDERPAE; this comes from the coding sequence ATGGCGCACTTACTCATAGTTGATGATGAAGAAAAAATGAGAAACCTTCTCTCCATGATGCTTGAGAGAAAGGGATTTTCGACGGATAAGGCAGGAGATGGAAACCAGGCGCTGGAAAAGCTGTATGCCAATACCTATGACATGGTAATTTCAGACATAAAAATGCCTGAAATGGATGGACGAGAGCTGATTGCCCGGATGAAAGAAGAGAATATCCTTACCCCCGTGATTTTTATCACCGCCTTTGCAACCATTGATTCAGCAGTGGAAATGATGCGGAACGGGGGTGCCGATTATATTACAAAACCCTTCAGTGAAGAGCAGATTCTTACCGCTGTAGAAAGAACGCTGAAGCTTTCACGCCTGATCTCTGAAAACCAGGAGATGAAAGAGGCGCTTAAAAAAGCGGATAACGATCATGATATTATCCTGCGATCCCGGAAAATGAAGGAGGCGCTCGACCTGGCAGAGACTGTGGCTTCGGTGAATACGCCGGTTCTCATCACCGGTGAATCCGGCACCGGCAAAGAGCTGATTGCCAGGTATATTCACAGAAAGAGCCATCGAAACGGGTGCAGGTTTGTTCCTGTCAACTGTGCCGCGATCTCGCCCAATCTGGTTGAATCGGAGCTTTTCGGCTATGAAAAGGGCGCCTTTACCGGTGCTTCCGAAAGGAGAAAGGGCAAGTTCGAGTTTGCCACCGGAGGCACCCTGTTTCTGGATGAGATTGGAGATTTTCCTCTGGAATCCCAGGGCAAGCTGCTGAGAGCGCTTCAGGAAAGGCAGTTTCACCGGGTGGGTGGAAACCGGGAAATTCCGGTTGATGTCCGGGTCTTATGCGCTACCAACCGGAACCTCGAGACCATGGTGAACCAGGGCAAATTCCGTCAGGATCTTTTTTTCAGGATCAACGTGTTTCCGATTGAACTTTCCCCGTTGCGCCAGAGAAAAGAGGATATTGTGCCTCTGACAATACATTTCCTGAAAAAGTTCGCCCATGAACGAGATTATGAAATTACGCAGGACGCAGTTCAAAAGCTCATGGAATATCCCTGGCCCGGCAATGTCCGTGAGCTGGCCAACGTCATTGAGCGGGGGGTGATCCTGACCCGGAAGACCGGCAGGATGACATCGGATACGTTCTCGTTTTTAAAGGTGGCGCAACCGGCCAGTCAGACCTTCAGAATTGTAAAGCTTCCGCCTCAGGGCGTCAGTTTGCAGCAGGTGCAGGAGAGCCTTGTCAAACAGGCGCTGGAGGTGGCCGGAAACAACCAGACATCGGCGGCAAAACTGCTGGGAATGAGCCGGGCGAAGTTCAGGGTGTTTTTGAAAAATCTTGAGGAAAAATCTGATGACGGACCTGATGAAAGACCTGCTGAATGA